From the genome of Pelodiscus sinensis isolate JC-2024 chromosome 12, ASM4963464v1, whole genome shotgun sequence, one region includes:
- the LOC142831091 gene encoding C-C motif chemokine 17-like, translating to MACVGCTDRINCLVWPLRSNFPASRRRAEQSRKPTPLHTMISLRTALLATFLLAVSYRYATARPDTPKECCFDYVTGPIQFTKLVDFYRTSSDCHLQAVVLETRADRKVCADPSKLWVKRAISRLEAKKKQKSQSAHRR from the exons ATGGCTTGTGTGGGCTGCACAGACAGAATAAATTGCCTGGTATGGCCGCTCAGATCTAACTTCCCAGCCAGCAGGAgaagagcggagcagagcagaaagCCCACTCCACTCCACACCATGATCAGCCTGAGGacagctctgctggccactttCCTCCTGGCTGTTTCGTATCGATATGCAACAG CGAGACCTGACACTCCCAAGGAATGCTGCTTTGATTACGTGACTGGCCCAATTCAGTTCACTAAACTGGTGGATTTCTACAGGACTTCCAGCGACTGCCACTTACAAGCTGTCGT GTTGGAGACCCGTGCTGACCGCAAGGTCTGTGCTGATCCCTCAAAGCTTTGGGTGAAGAGAGCAATCAGCCGCTTGGAGgcaaagaagaaacaaaaatcaCAGTCAGCGCATCGCAGATAA